The following coding sequences are from one Nicotiana tabacum cultivar K326 chromosome 1, ASM71507v2, whole genome shotgun sequence window:
- the LOC107817495 gene encoding putative copper-transporting ATPase HMA5 isoform X2, giving the protein MATAKFFSFACLRNESSNYGELSPKPHYPSMPKYPKGVSVSTDEEKSIHGTESKAVFSVNGMSCSACAGSVEKAIKRLPGIKEAVVDVLNNKAQVIFYSTFVDEEMIRETIEDVGFETTLITEETNEKTSQVCRIRIKGMTCTSCSTTVESALQLIPGVQKAQVALATEEAEIQYDPRILTYSQLLKAIEDTGFEAILISTGEDRSKILLKVDGVFTEDSMRIIESSLRALSGIEDIDIDPELKKLSISYKSDIIGPRNFIQVIESTGSGEFKAMIFPEGDGKQSHRQEEIEHYRQSFLWSLVFTIPVFLTSMVFMYIPGLKDGLDIKVVNMLSIGEILRWVLSTPVQFIIGRHFYSGSYKALRHGSANMDVLIALGTNAAYFYSVYSVLRAATSPSFKSTDFFETSSMLISFILLGKYLEVLAKGKTSEAIAKLMNLAPETATLLQFDDEGNVVKEEEIDSRLIQKNDVIRILPGAKVACDGFVIWGQSHVNESMITGESRPVAKRKGDTVIGGTVNENGVLHIRATKVGSESALSQIVQLVESAQMAKAPVQKFADRISKYFVPLVIILSFSTWLAWYLSGKYNSYPKSWIPSSIDSFQLALQFGISVMVIACPCALGLATPTAVMVGTGVGASRGVLIKGGQALESAQKVNCIVFDKTGTLTMGKPVVVNTKLFRSMVLREFYELVAAAEVNSEHPLAKAIVEYAKKFREDEENPVWPEAEDFESITGHGVKAVIHNKKVIVGNKRLMLEQGISVPVDADEVLAEAEELAQTGILVSIDSELIGVVAISDPVKPGAREVVSLLKSMNVESKLVTGDNWGTANAIAKEVGINDVIAEAKPEDKAEKVKELQSLGKVVAMVGDGINDSPALVAADVGMAIGAGTDIAIEAADIVLMKSNLEDVITAIDLSRKTFGRIRLNYFWAFGYNLLGIPIAAGALFPSTRFRLPPWVAGAAMAASSVSVVCSSLLLKNYKRPKQLDNLEIGGITIES; this is encoded by the exons ATGGCGACTGCTAAGTTTTTTTCATTTGCGTGTCTAAGAAATGAGAGCAGTAATTATGGAGAATTATCACCAAAACCACATTATCCATCAATGCCTAAATATCCAAAGGGTGTTTCTGTATCTACAGATGAAGAGAAAAGTATACATGGAACCGAATCGAAGGCAGTTTTTTCAGTTAATGGGATGAGTTGTTCTGCATGTGCTGGATCTGTTGAAAAGGCAATTAAAAGACTTCCTGGGATTAAAGAAGCTGTTGTTGATGTACTGAATAACAAAGCTCAAGTTATTTTTTACTCCACCTTTGTCGAT GAGGAAATGATCCGCGAGACCATAGAAGATGTTGGATTCGAGACAACACTGATTACAGAGGAGACAAATGAAAAAACCTCCCAAGTCTGCCGGATACGTATAAAAGGTATGACCTGCACTTCTTGCTCCACAACAGTTGAATCTGCTTTGCAGTTGATCCCCGGCGTACAGAAAGCACAAGTTGCATTAGCAACCGAAGAGGCTGAAATCCAATATGATCCGAGGATATTAACTTACAGTCAGCTTTTAAAAGCCATAGAAGATACTGGATTTGAAGCCATATTAATTAGCACAGGAGAAGATAGGAGCAAAATATTGCTGAAAGTTGATGGAGTATTCACTGAAGATTCAATGAGGATTATTGAAAGTTCTCTTAGAGCACTCTCGGGCATTGAAGACATTGATATTGATCCTGAACTGAAGAAGTTATCCATTTCTTATAAATCAGATATAATAGGACCTAGAAATTTTATTCAAGTAATTGAGTCAACTGGTTCTGGAGAGTTCAAGGCAATGATATTTCCGGAAGGAGATGGGAAACAATCCCATAGACAAGAAGAAATCGAACACTATCGTCAGTCCTTTCTCTGGAGCTTGGTTTTTACCATTCCGGTTTTCTTGACCTCCATGGTCTTCATGTATATTCCTGGTCTGAAGGATGGATTGGATATTAAAGTTGTCAACATGCTTAGCATTGGTGAGATTTTGCGCTGGGTGCTCTCTACTCCCGTGCAATTCATCATTGGCCGACATTTCTACTCTGGTTCTTACAAAGCACTACGTCATGGTTCTGCAAACATGGATGTTCTGATTGCTTTGGGAACAAATGCAGCCTACTTTTATTCTGTCTACTCGGTGTTGAGAGCTGCAACTTCTCCAAGCTTCAAGTCTACTGATTTTTTTGAGACCAGCTCAATGCTCATTTCCTTCATTCTACTTGGGAAGTATCTTGAAGTTTTGGCCAAAGGAAAAACATCCGAGGCTATTGCTAAGCTCATGAACTTGGCCCCTGAGACAGCAACACTATTACAGTTTGATGACGAAGGGAATGTGGTGAAAGAGGAAGAAATTGATAGCCGACTGATACAGAAGAACGATGTGATCAGAATCCTTCCTGGTGCAAAAGTAGCCTGTGATGGTTTTGTCATCTGGGGACAAAGCCACGTGAATGAGAGCATGATAACTGGAGAATCTCGGCCAGTGGCCAAAAGGAAAGGCGATACGGTGATTGGAGGAACTGTGAATGAGAATGGTGTTCTGCATATTAGAGCTACTAAAGTTGGATCAGAGAGTGCTCTTTCACAGATTGTTCAGCTGGTTGAATCAGCACAAATGGCTAAAGCTCCTGTTCAAAAATTTGCTGATCGTATTTCTAAATATTTTGTGCCTCTT GTTATTATTCTCTCCTTTTCCACTTGGCTGGCCTGGTATTTATCTGGGAAGTACAACAGCTATCCTAAATCCTGGATTCCGTCTTCTATTGATAGTTTTCAGCTTgcccttcaatttggtatatctGTTATGGTTATAGCTTGCCCGTGTGCTCTTGGTCTTGCTACTCCAACTGCTGTAATGGTTGGCACAGGAGTTGGTGCTTCTCGAGGTGTTCTTATTAAAGGCGGGCAGGCTTTGGAAAGCGCACAAAAG GTGAACTGTATAGTGTTTGATAAGACGGGGACTCTTACAATGGGCAAACCAGTCGTTGTAAATACTAAGCTTTTCAGATCTATGGTACTTCGAGAGTTTTACGAATTGGTTGCTGCAGCTGAG GTAAATAGCGAGCATCCCTTGGCCAAGGCAATTGTTGAATATGCTAAAAAGTTTAGAGAGGATGAGGAGAATCCTGTGTGGCCTGAAGCCGAGGACTTTGAGTCTATAACTGGCCACGGTGTGAAGGCTGTTATCCACAACAAAAAAGTAATAGTTGGAAACAAGAGGTTGATGTTAGAGCAAGGCATTTCTGTTCCTGTTGATGCCGATGAAGTACTAGCAGAAGCAGAAGAATTGGCTCAAACTGGAATTCTTGTATCAATTGATAGTGAACTGATTGGTGTTGTTGCTATATCTGATCCAGTGAAGCCTGGAGCTCGTGAAGTCGTTTCTCTTCTTAAGTCTATGAATGTTGAGAGTAAGCTAGTAACAGGTGACAATTGGGGAACAGCTAATGCCATTGCCAAGGAAGTTGGCATTAACGATGTTATCGCAGAAGCAAAACCTGAAGACAAAGCAGAAAAAGTGAAGGAACTACAG AGTTTGGGAAAAGTTGTTGCAATGGTGGGAGATGGAATTAACGACTCGCCAGCGCTTGTAGCAGCAGATGTTGGAATGGcaataggtgcagggacagataTAGCTATTGAGGCAGCTGATATTGTCCTAATGAAAAGCAATCTTGAAGATGTCATAACTGCTATTGATCTTTCCAGGAAAACTTTTGGCCGAATTCGCCTGAACTACTTTTGGGCATTTGGCTATAACCTTCTTGGCATCCCTATTGCTGCCGGAGCTCTTTTCCCATCTACTAGATTTCGTTTGCCGCCGTGGGTAGCAGGAGCAGCAATGGCTGCCTCTTCAGTAAGTGTTGTCTGCAGCTCTCTTTTGCTGAAGAATTACAAGAGGCCAAAGCAGCTTGATAACCTTGAAATTGGAGGCATAACTATTGAGTCCTAA
- the LOC107817495 gene encoding putative copper-transporting ATPase HMA5 isoform X1, with product MATAKFFSFACLRNESSNYGELSPKPHYPSMPKYPKGVSVSTDEEKSIHGTESKAVFSVNGMSCSACAGSVEKAIKRLPGIKEAVVDVLNNKAQVIFYSTFVDEEMIRETIEDVGFETTLITEETNEKTSQVCRIRIKGMTCTSCSTTVESALQLIPGVQKAQVALATEEAEIQYDPRILTYSQLLKAIEDTGFEAILISTGEDRSKILLKVDGVFTEDSMRIIESSLRALSGIEDIDIDPELKKLSISYKSDIIGPRNFIQVIESTGSGEFKAMIFPEGDGKQSHRQEEIEHYRQSFLWSLVFTIPVFLTSMVFMYIPGLKDGLDIKVVNMLSIGEILRWVLSTPVQFIIGRHFYSGSYKALRHGSANMDVLIALGTNAAYFYSVYSVLRAATSPSFKSTDFFETSSMLISFILLGKYLEVLAKGKTSEAIAKLMNLAPETATLLQFDDEGNVVKEEEIDSRLIQKNDVIRILPGAKVACDGFVIWGQSHVNESMITGESRPVAKRKGDTVIGGTVNENGVLHIRATKVGSESALSQIVQLVESAQMAKAPVQKFADRISKYFVPLVIILSFSTWLAWYLSGKYNSYPKSWIPSSIDSFQLALQFGISVMVIACPCALGLATPTAVMVGTGVGASRGVLIKGGQALESAQKVNCIVFDKTGTLTMGKPVVVNTKLFRSMVLREFYELVAAAEVNSEHPLAKAIVEYAKKFREDEENPVWPEAEDFESITGHGVKAVIHNKKVIVGNKRLMLEQGISVPVDADEVLAEAEELAQTGILVSIDSELIGVVAISDPVKPGAREVVSLLKSMNVESKLVTGDNWGTANAIAKEVGINDVIAEAKPEDKAEKVKELQQSLGKVVAMVGDGINDSPALVAADVGMAIGAGTDIAIEAADIVLMKSNLEDVITAIDLSRKTFGRIRLNYFWAFGYNLLGIPIAAGALFPSTRFRLPPWVAGAAMAASSVSVVCSSLLLKNYKRPKQLDNLEIGGITIES from the exons ATGGCGACTGCTAAGTTTTTTTCATTTGCGTGTCTAAGAAATGAGAGCAGTAATTATGGAGAATTATCACCAAAACCACATTATCCATCAATGCCTAAATATCCAAAGGGTGTTTCTGTATCTACAGATGAAGAGAAAAGTATACATGGAACCGAATCGAAGGCAGTTTTTTCAGTTAATGGGATGAGTTGTTCTGCATGTGCTGGATCTGTTGAAAAGGCAATTAAAAGACTTCCTGGGATTAAAGAAGCTGTTGTTGATGTACTGAATAACAAAGCTCAAGTTATTTTTTACTCCACCTTTGTCGAT GAGGAAATGATCCGCGAGACCATAGAAGATGTTGGATTCGAGACAACACTGATTACAGAGGAGACAAATGAAAAAACCTCCCAAGTCTGCCGGATACGTATAAAAGGTATGACCTGCACTTCTTGCTCCACAACAGTTGAATCTGCTTTGCAGTTGATCCCCGGCGTACAGAAAGCACAAGTTGCATTAGCAACCGAAGAGGCTGAAATCCAATATGATCCGAGGATATTAACTTACAGTCAGCTTTTAAAAGCCATAGAAGATACTGGATTTGAAGCCATATTAATTAGCACAGGAGAAGATAGGAGCAAAATATTGCTGAAAGTTGATGGAGTATTCACTGAAGATTCAATGAGGATTATTGAAAGTTCTCTTAGAGCACTCTCGGGCATTGAAGACATTGATATTGATCCTGAACTGAAGAAGTTATCCATTTCTTATAAATCAGATATAATAGGACCTAGAAATTTTATTCAAGTAATTGAGTCAACTGGTTCTGGAGAGTTCAAGGCAATGATATTTCCGGAAGGAGATGGGAAACAATCCCATAGACAAGAAGAAATCGAACACTATCGTCAGTCCTTTCTCTGGAGCTTGGTTTTTACCATTCCGGTTTTCTTGACCTCCATGGTCTTCATGTATATTCCTGGTCTGAAGGATGGATTGGATATTAAAGTTGTCAACATGCTTAGCATTGGTGAGATTTTGCGCTGGGTGCTCTCTACTCCCGTGCAATTCATCATTGGCCGACATTTCTACTCTGGTTCTTACAAAGCACTACGTCATGGTTCTGCAAACATGGATGTTCTGATTGCTTTGGGAACAAATGCAGCCTACTTTTATTCTGTCTACTCGGTGTTGAGAGCTGCAACTTCTCCAAGCTTCAAGTCTACTGATTTTTTTGAGACCAGCTCAATGCTCATTTCCTTCATTCTACTTGGGAAGTATCTTGAAGTTTTGGCCAAAGGAAAAACATCCGAGGCTATTGCTAAGCTCATGAACTTGGCCCCTGAGACAGCAACACTATTACAGTTTGATGACGAAGGGAATGTGGTGAAAGAGGAAGAAATTGATAGCCGACTGATACAGAAGAACGATGTGATCAGAATCCTTCCTGGTGCAAAAGTAGCCTGTGATGGTTTTGTCATCTGGGGACAAAGCCACGTGAATGAGAGCATGATAACTGGAGAATCTCGGCCAGTGGCCAAAAGGAAAGGCGATACGGTGATTGGAGGAACTGTGAATGAGAATGGTGTTCTGCATATTAGAGCTACTAAAGTTGGATCAGAGAGTGCTCTTTCACAGATTGTTCAGCTGGTTGAATCAGCACAAATGGCTAAAGCTCCTGTTCAAAAATTTGCTGATCGTATTTCTAAATATTTTGTGCCTCTT GTTATTATTCTCTCCTTTTCCACTTGGCTGGCCTGGTATTTATCTGGGAAGTACAACAGCTATCCTAAATCCTGGATTCCGTCTTCTATTGATAGTTTTCAGCTTgcccttcaatttggtatatctGTTATGGTTATAGCTTGCCCGTGTGCTCTTGGTCTTGCTACTCCAACTGCTGTAATGGTTGGCACAGGAGTTGGTGCTTCTCGAGGTGTTCTTATTAAAGGCGGGCAGGCTTTGGAAAGCGCACAAAAG GTGAACTGTATAGTGTTTGATAAGACGGGGACTCTTACAATGGGCAAACCAGTCGTTGTAAATACTAAGCTTTTCAGATCTATGGTACTTCGAGAGTTTTACGAATTGGTTGCTGCAGCTGAG GTAAATAGCGAGCATCCCTTGGCCAAGGCAATTGTTGAATATGCTAAAAAGTTTAGAGAGGATGAGGAGAATCCTGTGTGGCCTGAAGCCGAGGACTTTGAGTCTATAACTGGCCACGGTGTGAAGGCTGTTATCCACAACAAAAAAGTAATAGTTGGAAACAAGAGGTTGATGTTAGAGCAAGGCATTTCTGTTCCTGTTGATGCCGATGAAGTACTAGCAGAAGCAGAAGAATTGGCTCAAACTGGAATTCTTGTATCAATTGATAGTGAACTGATTGGTGTTGTTGCTATATCTGATCCAGTGAAGCCTGGAGCTCGTGAAGTCGTTTCTCTTCTTAAGTCTATGAATGTTGAGAGTAAGCTAGTAACAGGTGACAATTGGGGAACAGCTAATGCCATTGCCAAGGAAGTTGGCATTAACGATGTTATCGCAGAAGCAAAACCTGAAGACAAAGCAGAAAAAGTGAAGGAACTACAG CAGAGTTTGGGAAAAGTTGTTGCAATGGTGGGAGATGGAATTAACGACTCGCCAGCGCTTGTAGCAGCAGATGTTGGAATGGcaataggtgcagggacagataTAGCTATTGAGGCAGCTGATATTGTCCTAATGAAAAGCAATCTTGAAGATGTCATAACTGCTATTGATCTTTCCAGGAAAACTTTTGGCCGAATTCGCCTGAACTACTTTTGGGCATTTGGCTATAACCTTCTTGGCATCCCTATTGCTGCCGGAGCTCTTTTCCCATCTACTAGATTTCGTTTGCCGCCGTGGGTAGCAGGAGCAGCAATGGCTGCCTCTTCAGTAAGTGTTGTCTGCAGCTCTCTTTTGCTGAAGAATTACAAGAGGCCAAAGCAGCTTGATAACCTTGAAATTGGAGGCATAACTATTGAGTCCTAA